In Haloarchaeobius salinus, the sequence CCGACCGTCAACGTGTACTCCATCGGGGCCAGGAACCGGAGCCGCACGTACTCCCATGGCTCGAACGAGTGGCCGCCGAGGTCGCGCTCGTCCCACTCGGTCGTGACGCGGATTCGGACGTCGCGTGCGACCTCGGCGTGGTTCCAGACGACGCAGTCGACGGGGACGTCCTGGTCGATGTCCTGCTGCGGGAACGCGTCGTCGTCGACGTGTCCGACCTCGTACTGGCCGATGGCGTCGTACCGGTCGCGGCCGAACCGGGGGTCTTCGTGGGTTCGGCGCGGGTCGCGGGTACGGGTGGATTCGGTACCGATGCTGCCGACACCGGTTCCTTCGAGACAGCCCGCGAGGGACCCGACGCTGAGGCTGCCGACCGTGTACAGGAGGGCTCGCCGCTGCATACCCGTCCGTCGTCCGGAGAGAACCTAAAACCAGGTAATGTTTCACTCGGCTTTGCCGACGGACGGCGGGGGCGGCTGTCCTACAGGAACGTGCCGACCTCGTCGCCGTCGCCGAGGTTCACGTCCGCGTTCCAGGTCGCACGGGCGACCTCCGTCTCCTCGCCGTCGCGCCGGTGGACGAGCACGACGTGACCGGGGAGGTCGTTCGCGAAGCCGAAGTCGAGGGTGTAGTCGACCTGCCCGAGGCACTCCTGGCAGGCCTCGTCCGTGCCGGTCGCGTCGGTGGCCTCGACGACGGCGCGGAACGTGTCGGTCTCCTCGTCGTACGACGTGTCGGCGAGGTCGAGCTCGTAGCACGGGTTCGGCGTCACGAAGACGCCCTCGGCACCGACGCTGTCGTCGTAGTAGTCGACGGTCGCCTCGCTCGCGTCGCGGTCCGTACACTCGCCCTCGCTGACGCCTATCCCGCCGGAGCGGTTCTCGGGGCCGGAACAGGCGATCATCGTGCTGATACCGCCGGTGTCGACCGACCAGTCCTCGTGGACGGAGACGGAGTGGAAGCCGCTGTTGCAGTCGAAGTCGGTGTGGTCGAGCGCGTGCTCGTGGAGGGTTCGGCCGTCGCCCGTGACGGTCAGCGTGTACTCGGCGGGCACGTTGAACAGCACGGTGACGTAGGCGTCACCGGCGACGGCGACCGTGCCGAGGTCGCGCCCCCGCGCGCCCGTCGAGGCGGTCAGTCCGAACTCGCGCTCGCTCTCCGCGTCGTTCCAGACGTGGACGGGCACCGGGTTGTTGTTGTCCGGGAAGGCGACTGCCTCGCGGTCGCCGATCGCGAACCGCTCGACCTCCTCGCGCTCGTCCGGGCCGAACTCGGTGTCGTCGTCGCCGTCGTCGGTGTCGGTCCCGTCGTCGGTTCCCTCACCGGGCGTCGTCGTCGGGTCGTCGGTGGCCGGATCGCCGTTGCCGGGGCCGGCGTCGTCGATACAGCCCGCGACGGAGAGTGCGCCGATGCTCGCGACCGAACTCAGGAGGGTGCGTCGTCTCATGTGCGACCGTTGTCTCCCCGATAAGTAAACCGCTGTCCAAGCTGAAAACAGCGTTTCACCACGCCCCCGACCCGGCTCAAATCGACCGTTCACCCATCGAGGGCGTCGAGGAGGGCGTCCACGTCGTCCGCGGTGTTGAACACGTGGAGCGAGGCGCGGACGACGCCGGTCGTCGGGATGGAGCGAACTTTGATGCCCCGTTCGGCCACCCGTTCGACCGTCGCCTCGGGGTCGTCGTCGGCGAACGAGACCAGCCCGGTGTGGTACTCGCGGGGCGAGACGAGGCGGTCATCGCCGAGGCCGTCCTTCAGCCGGTCCGTCAGGCGCTCGACGCGGGACTGGACGGTGTCGAGGCCGATCTCCTCGATGGTCTCGATGGCTGTCCGGAGCCCGGCGTAGGGTGCGGGCGCGACGGTGCCGAACTCGAAGCGGCGCGCACCCTCGGCGTACTCGTAGGGGTCGGCGTACGGGTCGACGGTGTTCCGGTAGCCCAGCTGTGCCGGCGCGAGCGTCTCGGCGAACTTGGGGTCGACGTAGAGGAAGCCCGCGCCCCAGGGACCGAGCAGCCACTTGTGACCCGAGGCGGCGACCGCGTCGGCACCCCACTCCGCGACATCGACGGGGTGCTGGCCGGGCGACTGGACGGCGTCGACGACCACGCGGGCACCGGCGTCGTGTGCCCGCTCGGTGAGTTCGCGGACCGGGGCGCGCACCCCGGAGGTCCAGCAGACGGAGCTGAACGTCGCGAGCGTCGCACCCTGCACCGCGTCCTCCCAGTCGTCGGGGTCGATCCAGCCCTGGTCGGTCTCGACGACGCGCACCTCGACGCCGTACTCGTCGCGGAGGCGTCGCCAGGGGAGGATGCCGGCGGCGTGCTCGACGTCCGTCCGGACGACCACGTCGTCGGCATCCCAGTCCATCGCGAGCGGGAGGCGGCTGATACCGTCGGTCGTACTCGCCGTGAGCGCGACGTTGTTGGGTTCGGTGCCGATGTGCGAGGCCACCGTCGCGCGGGCGTCGTCGAACAGCTCGAACGCCGGCTCGTACATCCCCGGGCCCGCACCGGACTCGAACTCGTGGAACTCGTACCACGACTCGGTGGCGTCGACGACGTGGCGGGGACTGGGGCCACTCGCGCCGGTGTTCAGGTAGATGGTCTCGTCGAGGACTGGCATGTCGTCACGAAGCTGGGATGGGTTCATGGTCGGTGGTGTGTGTCGAGGCTACGAGTCGGTTTCTGTGCCGGAGGCAAAACTGGTGCGATGGCCGCGGGGTCAGTTCCCGCGGCGCAGGGTGCGGACGCCGAGCAGGCTGTACGCGGGGCAGGTCCGCGTGTACCCGGTGACGAGCAGGACGAGCCCGACGATTGCGAGTACGAGCGGCGCGCCGACGGTGGCGACGGTGCCGTTGCCGACGCTCACGACGCCCGAACCGACGACGATGGCGACGACGAGCAGCACCGAGCCGAGGCCGAGGCGGACGAGGCGGTCCGTGGAGCCGACGTTGAGTTCCATACGTTCAGTATTGTGTTGTATGCCCATAAATGTACAACCTCGCTCCCGATCCGTGGGAGTCCCGCCCGGTGCGGTGGAGTCTGTACCTTCATGTCGGTGCGCCGTGTCGGGCGGAGTATGCAGTTCGATCACGCTGGCGTCGCGACCGACGACGCGATGGGGATGGCAGAGCTGTACGGGGACCTCTTCGGCCTCGACGTCGCCCACGAGGAGGAGTTCGACGGGATGCACGTCGTCTTCCTCGACGTGGGCGACGGCTACTTCGAACTCCTCGAACCCATCGAGGAGGGGGGCGCTATCGCTCGCTTCCTCGCGAACCGGGGGCCGGGAATCCACCACGTCGGGCTCGCGACGGAGGACATCGACGCTGCCCTCGACAGGGTCCGGGAGTACGACGTCCGCCTCGTCGACGAGGAGCCCCGGCCGGGCGCGTGGGGACACGAGGTGGCGTTCCTCCACCCGAAGGACACCGGCGGCGTGCTCGTCGAGTTCGTCCAGCACTGAGCGCGGGTGCGGGCACCAACGCCGGTCACGGCCAGTCGTGCGCCCGGTCCTCGATGGCAGGGTGGAGGTCCTCGGGCAGGTCGCGGAACCAGCACGCGCCGTTGAGCTCGCCCGGCTGGATGGCCACCGTGCCACCGAGGTAGTCCGCCTCGAAGAAGGTGTAGCACAGGTGGACCTCGCTGCCGGTCTCCTCGTGGGTCCCGACGACGCGCTCGGCGAACAGGGCGTCGGTCACCTCGCAGTCGAGGGCGACCTCCTCGCGGACCTCGCGTTCGGCGGCCGCCTCGGCCGTCTCGCCGTCCTCGATGCCGCCACCGGGGACGCCCCAGTGGCTCACACCCCGCCCCATGATGAGCAGGACGCGCTCGCCGTCGTCGGCCGCGTCCTCGGGCATCGACTCGGACAGTTCGGCGGCTTCGGCCGGGCTGCGGCGGATCCAGCAGTACGCCCCGCCGACGTAGTCGTACTCGTCGGTGTCTGTGGTCCACTCTTCGAACTCCTCCCCAGTGAGCTCCCGGCGGTCGACTTCGACGGGGAACTCGCCGTATCGCTCGCGGAGGCGTTCGAGCCGGCGGTCGACCGCCGCCTCGTTGATGTACTCGGGCGGCATGGACTGGGTACGAAAACGGACTACGGAGTAATAGGCTTCGAAATCCCGTCGTCGCCGCGGCGACGGGAGGGTGCCGCGACGGCGCGGCGGATCAGCCGAAGCTCTCGACGTGCGCCTCGTCCGAATCGAGGCCGGCGTCGTCGAGCGCGTCGGTCGCGAGCTCGCAGAAGTCGGCGAAGCCGAACACGTACACCGTGCCGTCGTCGCCGTACTCGCCGATTGCGTCGCCGAGCGCGTCGTCCGCGTCGTCGCCGAAGACGTCGACCGCCGCGCCCGCGGTCTCGAGGGCGTCGAGGCGGTCCGTGTGGGCCGGACCGTCGTCCTGGTACAGCACGACGGCGTCGTGGCCGCCCTCGACGGCGCGCTCGGCGATGGCCACCGCGGGGCCGATGCCCGGACCGCCCGCGACGACGACCACGTCGCCCTCGTCGTCGTACTTGACGTTCCCGAACGGCCCCTCGATGGTGAGCTCGTCGCCGGCGTCGAGGTCGGCCAGCCACGGGGAGATGTCGCCGTCGGGGTCCACGCCGACGGTCAGCTCGAACGTCCCGTCCACGTCGGGGGAGGAGAGCGTGTAGTACCGCGACAGCTCCTCGCCATCCACGGTGGCACGCACGAGCACGAACTGGCCCGGGAGCGCCTCGAACCCGTCCGGTGTCTCTACGTCTATCGCGACGGTGTCGGGTCCGACCGTCTCGACCGCTGCGACCGTAAGGACCTGCTCGTCCATGGTCGGCGGTACCCGTGGCACCCGTAAAGGCGTTCCTCTCCCCACTCGCGGCAAAAGCGCCCTCGGCCCGTCGTCGGGTGTTTCAGAAGCCTTTTGCTCCCACGCTCGGTAGCCACATCACAACATGGCCGAGGACTTGAACTGGGCTATCGGTGGCGAGGCCGGAGACGGTATCGACTCCACCGGTAAGATATTCGCCCAGGCCCTCTCACGGGCCGGACGGCACGTATTCACCTCGAAGGACTTCGCGTCGCGCATCCGCGGCGGTTACACCGCCTACAAGATCCGCACGTCGACCGAACAGGTCCAGAGCGTCGTCGACAGACTGGACATCCTGGTCGCACTGACCCAGCGGACCATCGACGAGAACCTCGACGAACTCCACGACCAGTCCGCCGTCATCTACGACGGCGAGCGCTCCTGGGAGGCGGAGTACCCCGACCACATCACCGGTGTCGATGTGCCCCTCAAATCGCTCGCCGAGGAGGCCGGCGGCGCGATCATGCGCAACATCGTCGCGCTCGGGGCCGCCTGCGAGATCACGAACTTCTCCATCGAGAACCTCGACGAGGCCCTCGAGAAGCGCTTCGGCTCGAAGGGCGAGAAGATCGTCGAGAACAACAAGAAGGCCGCCCGGCTCGGGCAGGAGTACGTCGCCGAGAACTACGACCTCGACGTCGACTACGACCTCGACGAGACGGACAACGACTACGTCCTGCTCAACGGCGACGAGGCCATCGGCATGGGCGCAATCGCCGCCGGCTGTCGCTTCTACGCCGGCTACCCCATCACACCCGCGACGGACGTGATGGAGTACCTCACCGGTCGCATCGACGAGTTCGGCGGGCACGTCGTGCAGGCCGAGGACGAGCTCTCCGCCATCAACATGGCGCTCGGCGCGGCCCGCGCCGGGGCACGCTCGATGACCGCGACCTCCGGGCCGGGCATCGACCTGATGACGGAGACGTTCGGCCTCGTCGCGACCAGCGAGACGCCGCTGGTCATCGTCGACGTGATGCGCTCCGGTCCCTCGACCGGGATGCCGACGAAGCAGGAGCAGGGCGACCTCAACATGACGCTGTACGGCGGCCACGGCGAGATTCCGCGCTTCGTCGTCGCCCCGACGAGCATCGACGAGTGCTTCTGGAAGACCGTCGAGGCGTTCAACTACGCCGAGAAGTACCAGACGCCGGTCTACCTCGTCGCCGACCTCGCACTCGCCGTCACCGAGCAGACGTTCCCGCCGGAGACGTTCGACATGGACGAGGTCGAGGTCGACCGCGGCAAGGTCGTCGACGACGACACCGTCGGCGAGTGGCTCGACGAGGAGGGTCGCTTCCGGGCCCACGCCAACACCGAGGACGGCGTCTCGCCGCGCGCGTTCCCCGGCACCATCGACGGCGCGCACATGTCCACCGGCCTCGAGCACGACGAGCTCGGCCGCCGGACCGAGGACACGAACGTCCGCATCGAGCAGGTCGACAAGCGCAACCGCAAGGTCGAGACGGCCCGCGAGCAGGAGGACTGGGACTACCGCGAGTTCGGCGACCCCGACGCGGACAGCCTCGTCATCTCCTGGGGTTCGAACGAGGGCGCGATGCGCGAAGCCATCGACCTCCTCGAGGAGCGCGGCGTCGACGTGCGGTTCCTCTCGGTGCCCTACATCTTCCCGCGCCCCGACCTGACCGACGACATCGAGGCCGCCGAGGACGTCATCGTCGTCGAGTGCAACGCGACGGGACAGTTCGCGGACCTCATCGAGCACGACGTGCTCCAGCGGGTACAGCGCATCAACAAGTACGACGGCGTCCGCTTCAAGGCGGACGAGCTGGCCGACGACATCGAGGCGACCCTCGCAACGGAGGCGAACGCACAATGAGCTCAGACGTCAAATTCACCGACTTCAAGTCCGACAAGCAGCCGACCTGGTGTCCGGGATGCGGTGACTTCGGCACCATGAACGGCATGATGAAGGCGCTGGCGAACACGGGCAACGACCCCGACAACACGTTCGTCGTCGCCGGCATCGGCTGTTCCGGCAAGATCGGCACCTACATGCACAGCTACGCGCTCCACGGCGTCCACGGGCGCGCACTCCCCGTCGGCACCGGCGTCAAGTTCGCCAACCCCGACCTCGAAGTGATGGTCGCGGGTGGCGACGGCGACGGCTACTCCATCGGCGCGGGCCACTTCGTCCACGCCGTCCGCCGGAACCCCGACATCACCTACGTCGTCATGGACAACCGTATCTACGGGCTGACGAAGGGGCAGGCCTCGCCGACGAGCCGCCAGGACTTCGAGACGAGCACCACGCCCGAGGGCCCCAAACAGCCCCCGGTCAACCCGCTCGCGCTCGCGCTCGCCTCCGGCGCGACGTTCATCGCGCAGTCGTTCTCCAGCGACGCGCTCCGTCACGCCGAGATCATCGAGCAGGCCATCGAGCACGACGGCTTCGGCTTCGTCAACGTGTTCTCGCCCTGCGTGACGTTCAACGACGTCGACACCTACGACTACTTCCGCGACTCGCTGGTCGACCTCCAGGAGGAGGACCACGACCCGACCGACTACCAGTCCGCGAAGGAGAAGATCCTCGAGGGCGACAAGGAGTACATGGGCGTCATCTGGCAGGACGAGGAGAGCGTCCCGTACCACGAGACCCACGGCGTCACCGAGAACATGGCCGACATCCCCGACGGCGCCGCCGACGGGACGATGGACCTGGTCCGGGAGTTCTACTAACGACCGTTTTCTTCGTTGGGTCGCTCGCTGCGCTCGCGACCACGCCTCGAAAAAGCTCGGCCAAAAAGGCCGGCGACTCGCTCCGCTCGTCGCCGGTGAACCGTACTCGCTGCGCTCGCGCGGACGGTCTCGATTACTCCTGTCCGGCTAGCGTCGCTCCCGGTCGGATGCCTATCGTCCTGCTTCGAAAACTCTCGAATCGAACCGGTGCAACGCCGTCACTCCTCGTCTTCGTGCTGGATGTTCTCGATGAGTTCGAGGATGTCGTCGCGCTCGTCGGGCAGCTGGGTCGGGTGGCCGCCGATGGCCACGACGTAGTCGTCGCCGTGTTTGACCACGGAGACGTAGACGTTCACCTCGACCTCGCGGCCGGCGAAGTTCGTCGTCGTCGTGAACACGGCGACGTCGGTCTGCTCGCCGAGCATCGTGGCCTGCAGGGTGTCGGTGCGCTCGGCACCCGAGAGGTCGCCGTAGGCCGTCTCGTACTGGCCGACGAGTTCGGTGAGCACTTCGCCCTCGCTCATGTTGGCGATGGGGTTCTGCGGTTCGCCCACCACGTCGACCTCGTGGGTCGAGACGACCGCGAACACGCCGACGGTCTCGCCGATGAACTCGTCGTCCTTCTCGTACTGTGCGACCCAGTTCTCGATGACGACGGTCCGATTGCCCAGGTCCTCGCTCGACTGTTCGATGACCTCCTGCTCGACGGAGCGCTCCGTGTAGCCCGTCCCGCCGTCGCCGAGCGCGCTGTCGGCGACCGTCGCCCGTTCGGCGCTGTAGGTCAGCGCCTCTTCGCCGGAGATGAACCCGATGCAGCCCGCACCGGTCAGCAGGAGAGCCACCGCGAGAACCATAGCGAGACGTCTCGAAGTCATGGTTCGTCCCTCGCCACCTCCGGCAATCAAGGTTCCGGCCTTCCCCGGCTCAGCAGACGGGTTTCGGGTCCACGCCGAGCTCGGTCAGGGAGTCCGCGTAGTCGTCGTAGGCGAGCTGGACGACGTACTCGGCGACGGCCTGGGCGCGCTCCCAGTCCGCGTCGTCCTCGCAGGTCGCGTCGAGGAGGTCGAGCCCGGCGGACAGGGACGCCTCCGTCTCGCTCCGGAGGTCGCGGAACAGGTCGGCCTTCGCCGCGTCGGCCTCGTTGACGAAGAAGCTGACAATCTGGAGGTGGGTGCGGAGGCTGACGAGCCCCCGGCCGACGAGCCCCGCGGCGGCGCGTTCGACGGTGTCGTCGCGGTCGCGCAGGTAGGCGTGCATCGGGCCGACGCCGTCGGGTTCGACGGGTTCGCCGAGAGCACCGACGACGCGTTCGTAGTGGTCGGCCTCCTGTGCGGCCACGTCGGCGAACACCTCGCTGGCGGCGGGGTTGGCCTCGTCGGCCGCCCACGACTCGAACGTCCCGTGGGCGAGGTACTCGCTGAACGCGGCGGCCCGGAGGATGGCCGTCTCGGAGAGGTCCGCATCGGTCAGCGCGACGAGCAGCTTCGAGGAGCCGAGTCGGTCGAGCTCTGTGGCCGTTGCCGACTCGACCGACTCGCGGAAGGCGGTCGCGTCCATGCCGGAGGTGTCGGCCGGCGGCGGCTTCAACGTTGTCCCACACGCGTCGTTTCTGTGGTCCGAGGTGTCCACGCACGGTTTTTATCCTCCCGCCGGGCGTACTGCAGGGTATGAGTGTCCCATCCGAGGCCGACGGCGAGCCCCCGTCGGTCGACGCCCGCGAGCTCGACGAGCTGGTCCGCTCCGGCGAGCCGTTCACCCTGCTCGACGTCCGCGACCGCGACGAGTTCGAGGCGTGGCACGTCGACGGTCCCGGCGTCAGCGCGAGCCAGGTGCCCCACGTGAAGTTCGTACAGGCGCAGGTCACCGGCGACGTGGACTCCCTCGTCGGCGACGACCCGGTCGAGCCCATCGTCGCGGTCTGTGGCCACGGCGAGGCGAGCGCGCACGCCGCCGAAATTCTCGTGGACGCGGGCTACGACGCCCGGAACCTGGCGGGTGGGATGGACGCCTGGGCCCGCCTGCTCGTCGCCCGCGAGGTCGAGGGGGCGTCGGGCACCGTCGTCCAGTACGACCGGCCGTCGAGCGGCTGTCTCTCCTACATGATCGTCGACGGCAACGAGGCGGCGGTCGTCGACCCGCTCCGGGCCTTTGCCGAACGGTACGTCGCCGACGCCAGCGAGCGCGGCGTGGACCTCCGCTACGCCATCGACACGCACGTCCACGCCGACCACGTCTCCGGCGTGCGGGCCGTCGCGGCCGCGAGCGACGCCGAGCCCGTCCTCCCCGAACGGGCGAGAGAGCGCGGCCTCGCGTACGACGCGCGCCCGCTGGCCGACGGTGAGTCCCTCGAACTCGGCGACACGACCATCGAGGCCGTCGCGACGCCCGGGCACACCACCGAGATGACGACGCTCGTCGCCGCCGACACCCTGTTCACCGGCGACGGGCTGTTCGTCGACGGGGTCGCTCGGCCCGACCTCGAG encodes:
- the mce gene encoding methylmalonyl-CoA epimerase gives rise to the protein MQFDHAGVATDDAMGMAELYGDLFGLDVAHEEEFDGMHVVFLDVGDGYFELLEPIEEGGAIARFLANRGPGIHHVGLATEDIDAALDRVREYDVRLVDEEPRPGAWGHEVAFLHPKDTGGVLVEFVQH
- a CDS encoding DUF6517 family protein gives rise to the protein MTSRRLAMVLAVALLLTGAGCIGFISGEEALTYSAERATVADSALGDGGTGYTERSVEQEVIEQSSEDLGNRTVVIENWVAQYEKDDEFIGETVGVFAVVSTHEVDVVGEPQNPIANMSEGEVLTELVGQYETAYGDLSGAERTDTLQATMLGEQTDVAVFTTTTNFAGREVEVNVYVSVVKHGDDYVVAIGGHPTQLPDERDDILELIENIQHEDEE
- a CDS encoding YgaP family membrane protein, with product MELNVGSTDRLVRLGLGSVLLVVAIVVGSGVVSVGNGTVATVGAPLVLAIVGLVLLVTGYTRTCPAYSLLGVRTLRRGN
- a CDS encoding 2-oxoacid:acceptor oxidoreductase subunit alpha; the encoded protein is MAEDLNWAIGGEAGDGIDSTGKIFAQALSRAGRHVFTSKDFASRIRGGYTAYKIRTSTEQVQSVVDRLDILVALTQRTIDENLDELHDQSAVIYDGERSWEAEYPDHITGVDVPLKSLAEEAGGAIMRNIVALGAACEITNFSIENLDEALEKRFGSKGEKIVENNKKAARLGQEYVAENYDLDVDYDLDETDNDYVLLNGDEAIGMGAIAAGCRFYAGYPITPATDVMEYLTGRIDEFGGHVVQAEDELSAINMALGAARAGARSMTATSGPGIDLMTETFGLVATSETPLVIVDVMRSGPSTGMPTKQEQGDLNMTLYGGHGEIPRFVVAPTSIDECFWKTVEAFNYAEKYQTPVYLVADLALAVTEQTFPPETFDMDEVEVDRGKVVDDDTVGEWLDEEGRFRAHANTEDGVSPRAFPGTIDGAHMSTGLEHDELGRRTEDTNVRIEQVDKRNRKVETAREQEDWDYREFGDPDADSLVISWGSNEGAMREAIDLLEERGVDVRFLSVPYIFPRPDLTDDIEAAEDVIVVECNATGQFADLIEHDVLQRVQRINKYDGVRFKADELADDIEATLATEANAQ
- a CDS encoding rubrerythrin family protein, with amino-acid sequence MDATAFRESVESATATELDRLGSSKLLVALTDADLSETAILRAAAFSEYLAHGTFESWAADEANPAASEVFADVAAQEADHYERVVGALGEPVEPDGVGPMHAYLRDRDDTVERAAAGLVGRGLVSLRTHLQIVSFFVNEADAAKADLFRDLRSETEASLSAGLDLLDATCEDDADWERAQAVAEYVVQLAYDDYADSLTELGVDPKPVC
- a CDS encoding NUDIX domain-containing protein: MPPEYINEAAVDRRLERLRERYGEFPVEVDRRELTGEEFEEWTTDTDEYDYVGGAYCWIRRSPAEAAELSESMPEDAADDGERVLLIMGRGVSHWGVPGGGIEDGETAEAAAEREVREEVALDCEVTDALFAERVVGTHEETGSEVHLCYTFFEADYLGGTVAIQPGELNGACWFRDLPEDLHPAIEDRAHDWP
- a CDS encoding 2-oxoacid:ferredoxin oxidoreductase subunit beta, with the translated sequence MSSDVKFTDFKSDKQPTWCPGCGDFGTMNGMMKALANTGNDPDNTFVVAGIGCSGKIGTYMHSYALHGVHGRALPVGTGVKFANPDLEVMVAGGDGDGYSIGAGHFVHAVRRNPDITYVVMDNRIYGLTKGQASPTSRQDFETSTTPEGPKQPPVNPLALALASGATFIAQSFSSDALRHAEIIEQAIEHDGFGFVNVFSPCVTFNDVDTYDYFRDSLVDLQEEDHDPTDYQSAKEKILEGDKEYMGVIWQDEESVPYHETHGVTENMADIPDGAADGTMDLVREFY
- a CDS encoding FAD-dependent oxidoreductase, with product MDEQVLTVAAVETVGPDTVAIDVETPDGFEALPGQFVLVRATVDGEELSRYYTLSSPDVDGTFELTVGVDPDGDISPWLADLDAGDELTIEGPFGNVKYDDEGDVVVVAGGPGIGPAVAIAERAVEGGHDAVVLYQDDGPAHTDRLDALETAGAAVDVFGDDADDALGDAIGEYGDDGTVYVFGFADFCELATDALDDAGLDSDEAHVESFG
- a CDS encoding MBL fold metallo-hydrolase — encoded protein: MSVPSEADGEPPSVDARELDELVRSGEPFTLLDVRDRDEFEAWHVDGPGVSASQVPHVKFVQAQVTGDVDSLVGDDPVEPIVAVCGHGEASAHAAEILVDAGYDARNLAGGMDAWARLLVAREVEGASGTVVQYDRPSSGCLSYMIVDGNEAAVVDPLRAFAERYVADASERGVDLRYAIDTHVHADHVSGVRAVAAASDAEPVLPERARERGLAYDARPLADGESLELGDTTIEAVATPGHTTEMTTLVAADTLFTGDGLFVDGVARPDLEEGDEGAAELAGELYDTIQKRLLTYPDGMVVAPGHRDDETPRADDGTVTATLGTVRERVDALSLTRDEFVDSVLADLPPQPNEYERIIETNLGRETLDDDTAFEVELGPNNCAAR
- a CDS encoding aminotransferase class V-fold PLP-dependent enzyme; protein product: MNPSQLRDDMPVLDETIYLNTGASGPSPRHVVDATESWYEFHEFESGAGPGMYEPAFELFDDARATVASHIGTEPNNVALTASTTDGISRLPLAMDWDADDVVVRTDVEHAAGILPWRRLRDEYGVEVRVVETDQGWIDPDDWEDAVQGATLATFSSVCWTSGVRAPVRELTERAHDAGARVVVDAVQSPGQHPVDVAEWGADAVAASGHKWLLGPWGAGFLYVDPKFAETLAPAQLGYRNTVDPYADPYEYAEGARRFEFGTVAPAPYAGLRTAIETIEEIGLDTVQSRVERLTDRLKDGLGDDRLVSPREYHTGLVSFADDDPEATVERVAERGIKVRSIPTTGVVRASLHVFNTADDVDALLDALDG